The Ananas comosus cultivar F153 linkage group 22, ASM154086v1, whole genome shotgun sequence genome segment aaatgcTTTTTCCAACTTTTCACCCATTCGGTTTGAAACAAAATAATAcatgtttagaaaaaaaattttccatatTTCATAGAAACTAGCATTTTCATTTCTTGATTTGTTTTTTAAGGAAAACGAAAACCATAGTTTTTCATaaagatatagaaaaaaaaaagtttttcataaaaGTTTGTTTCTCTCATAACCAAACAAACGGAGAACTTGAAAAACATTTTTtcatgaaaacttttttttgaatttattttacactttttcgAAAAATCAAACAGTCTCTAAATCGGAGAAATGTGGCGAACAACATGCTCATGCAACCCAACTGGGCTTAAATCCGAACAGGGTAGTTGCATAATTAAGGCCCCTCAACAATGAAGCCCAATGGGCCccataagaaaacaaaaaaaaaaaaaaaagtatagaatagtgaggactttttttttggaaataaccctataaaattttttaattaaataaacaaccctataaaaaaattgacaaaCTAGCTCTTCTTTTACCGTGTAGAAGCCATGGTAAAATGTTTCTTAAAAACGATAAATCCTTTAAATAATTTACcgtctttctaattttttacaaaaagtagtaaattatttaccgtctttctctctctttctctttttattttttttttatttttcattggtaaacgattcaccatttttaagagaaaattttacGGTACCTCCTATATGATAACGAAGGGTCATTtagccaaatatttttttaatagggTCATTTAGCTAATTACAACATTTTCTAGggttatttcaaaaaaaaagtccGAATGGTGAACACAGTGTGAATTGGCAATTATCCGATGCTTTCGCCTCATTGATATCTTAATAGATCGGACGaagcggtggtggtggtggtggtggtggtggtggtggtggtgcgaaacagcggcggcggcggagggatgAGCATGTCGGCGGCGGGGTATTTGGCGCGGCGCGCGGCGCAGAAGGAGCGGGTGATGCTGCTCTACCGCCGCGCGCTCAAGGACACCCTCAACTGGGCCGTACACCGCCACATCTTCTACCAAGacgtaaccctaaccctaaccctaacccaccTCTTCCCCTACATCTCCATCTCTTCCTCCTCGTCATCGCCACTTGCCCTGATTCGGCGCCGATCGCTCGCCCTGGTGTGAGGGTTTCGGTCCTCGGCGGGAATCGCGATCCGGGATTTGAGTTGGATCGGATTTTGGGTTCGATCGTTGCTGATTTCGGGGTAAAGGTGTTGATTTGTGGTAGGGATTGGGTTTTAGGTTAGGGAAAGTCAAAAAACCTTTATTCATCTGCATTGGCAACGTATGTGGAATGTGGTTTACTAAGAGCTAGACTAGTTATTGTGAGTGGATGGCTAGCAAAGAAGCGAACTTGCTGAATATATGCGATGGATAGCGCAGTGGTGGGTTTTAGTTGGTTTCTTTTAGGTCCTGAATGAAGAATTTTGAGCATTATAATGAGACAAACTTTCTCCTTTGTGTGAGATGCTTATTAATTACCAAAGAATGATCAATGTGCTTGTTGTAGATTGATGGTAGATATAATTCTTTTGTTAAGTAAAGATTTAACTCGTAACTTTTGACTTTGTGTGGGATGTTTAACTTTTTTAGTTTTGCAAAAATTGCAGTTTGTCCCCATTTTGACTGATGCGAATGAAAAGATGTCTTTTTTGTTATTGTATAGTGAGCTTATAATGGCAAGCTTTTGAAGATTAGAGAAATGCTTATAATGTCTTTGGAGTGTTCTGCCGATGGTTATGCTAGCTATTCTTTTGGTAAATGTGATGGTGTTAAACTAGGCCTTTATCTCTTAACCGGTGTTTGTCATCTTGCCACTGGAAGTTGTGCTTCTTATGGATAACTGCTTCTCACACACAATTATGCAATTTGTTTtggtcttctttttttcctttttttttccgtagaataatattttttctgcATCTTCATGTGCTGCTTGCTGTTCATACCCATCCTACAGGTTGTTTCATAGGTTAGGTTGGTTTGAAGCACATTAGCCTATAGacttgattaatttttttttttataaagtaagATGTATTAGTAATATAGTTTTGGATGTTCTTCTTTCAGGCATCAGATCTACGAGAGAAGTTTGAGGCCTACAGGCATGTGGTATGATCTTTTTTCCAgctaattttaaacttttaattgattG includes the following:
- the LOC109727605 gene encoding NADH dehydrogenase [ubiquinone] 1 beta subcomplex subunit 9 — its product is MSMSAAGYLARRAAQKERVMLLYRRALKDTLNWAVHRHIFYQDASDLREKFEAYRHVEDLDTIDRLISEGEATYEKWRHPDPYIVPWAPGGSKFTRNPPPPEGIEIVYDYGKED